A portion of the Candidatus Eremiobacteraceae bacterium genome contains these proteins:
- a CDS encoding GlsB/YeaQ/YmgE family stress response membrane protein, translated as MGIIAWIVVGIIAGWLAKFVVPGTGPGGVLGDLIIGVIGAILGGWIWNYFGHVGATGINIPSLVVAFIGSIILLFIVRAMTRSTARA; from the coding sequence ATGGGTATTATCGCTTGGATAGTCGTTGGCATCATCGCCGGGTGGCTGGCGAAGTTCGTCGTGCCGGGCACGGGGCCGGGCGGCGTGCTGGGTGATCTCATCATCGGGGTCATCGGTGCGATTCTCGGCGGCTGGATCTGGAACTACTTCGGCCACGTCGGCGCGACGGGGATCAACATCCCGAGTCTCGTCGTGGCCTTCATCGGAAGCATCATCCTCCTGTTCATCGTGCGAGCGATGACTCGTAGCACCGCCCGGGCCTAA
- a CDS encoding ferritin-like domain-containing protein, with protein sequence MSTDTAAQVSPVETREELLYLLTRASELEHDLACVYLYAGYSLKNHIDEGGLRPDELEIVRTWKRKLAGVAVEEMLHLAQVSNIMTAVGGAPHFARSNFPMPATTYPFGIALTLEPFSKALIERLVCYELPEKGVLPDDRAAFYDQIRARVAIDHDRVEAIRVQNALEPFDIDFRTVGEFYHKIESAFRCIPEDRLFIGPPEAQANPKYLDLPGELVEVTDAASAVRAIDMIIEQGESPTSEHPDAHFVVFDSIRKEYEELCARAQADGRVFDPVRPLISNPATRGYADAPGSNRITDANAQELAELFNGTYDLMLMMLLRFFAHEGETEEQFRLLARGTLRIMASVLRPLGEALAKTPAGPQYPGKTAGPGFGFNRSVHLLAHRQSAWVYFLERLYDLASRLTQLSDDAAMPPEVQEAAAALESVAEHLTPFIPEKFAQTIRDNAAERNARTTIRPELNGPLIVRNLRKLTNSTGETLATRPIVALCRCGGSNLKPYCDGTHARNSFASAKSADRAQDRLDSYEGNGITVRDNRGTCCHFGNCTDRLPEVFHHSGDPFVTAGGADADTIERIVRQCPSGALGFVRDGRLYQGEEREPEIYVANNASYYVRGGIELDGELLNEGANREHYALCRCGHSKNKPFCDGTHWWIKFNDPDN encoded by the coding sequence ATGTCGACCGATACGGCCGCGCAAGTCTCACCGGTCGAGACGCGCGAAGAGCTGCTCTACCTGCTCACCAGGGCGTCCGAACTCGAGCACGACCTCGCCTGCGTGTATCTCTACGCCGGCTACTCATTGAAGAACCACATCGACGAAGGCGGCCTCAGGCCGGACGAGCTCGAGATCGTGCGCACGTGGAAGCGGAAACTCGCCGGCGTCGCCGTCGAGGAGATGCTCCACCTCGCACAGGTCTCGAACATCATGACTGCGGTCGGTGGCGCGCCGCACTTCGCGCGCTCGAACTTCCCGATGCCGGCCACGACCTATCCGTTCGGCATCGCGCTGACGCTTGAGCCGTTCTCCAAAGCCTTGATCGAGAGGCTCGTGTGCTACGAGCTGCCGGAGAAGGGCGTGCTACCGGATGATCGCGCCGCCTTCTACGATCAGATCCGCGCCCGCGTGGCGATCGATCACGACCGGGTCGAAGCCATCCGGGTGCAGAACGCGCTCGAGCCCTTCGACATCGACTTCCGGACGGTCGGCGAGTTCTATCATAAGATAGAGAGCGCGTTCCGCTGCATTCCGGAGGATCGGCTGTTCATCGGACCTCCGGAAGCCCAAGCCAATCCCAAGTATCTCGACCTGCCCGGTGAGCTGGTCGAGGTGACGGATGCCGCCTCGGCCGTCCGCGCGATCGATATGATCATCGAGCAGGGAGAGTCGCCCACCAGCGAACATCCGGACGCGCACTTCGTGGTCTTCGACTCGATCCGCAAGGAGTACGAGGAGCTGTGCGCGCGTGCGCAAGCCGACGGCAGGGTCTTCGATCCGGTTCGCCCGCTGATCAGCAATCCGGCGACCCGCGGCTACGCCGACGCTCCAGGCTCGAACCGCATCACCGATGCGAACGCTCAAGAGCTCGCAGAGCTGTTCAACGGGACGTATGACCTGATGCTCATGATGCTCTTGCGGTTCTTCGCGCACGAAGGCGAGACGGAAGAGCAATTCCGGCTGCTCGCGCGCGGCACGCTGCGCATCATGGCGTCGGTGCTGCGACCGCTTGGCGAGGCGCTCGCGAAGACGCCTGCGGGTCCTCAGTATCCCGGCAAGACGGCGGGTCCGGGATTCGGGTTCAACCGCAGCGTCCATCTGCTCGCGCATCGCCAATCGGCATGGGTCTACTTCCTCGAACGCCTCTACGATCTCGCATCGCGCTTGACGCAGCTGTCGGACGACGCGGCGATGCCTCCCGAGGTCCAAGAAGCGGCGGCCGCGCTCGAATCGGTGGCCGAGCATCTGACGCCCTTCATCCCGGAGAAGTTCGCCCAGACGATCCGCGACAATGCCGCCGAGCGCAACGCCCGCACCACCATTCGCCCCGAGCTGAACGGTCCACTGATCGTCCGCAACCTGCGCAAGCTCACTAATTCTACAGGGGAAACTTTGGCGACCCGGCCGATCGTGGCGCTGTGCCGCTGCGGCGGCTCGAATCTCAAGCCGTATTGCGACGGCACGCATGCGCGTAACAGTTTCGCGAGCGCGAAATCAGCTGACCGGGCGCAGGACCGCCTGGACAGCTACGAGGGCAACGGCATCACGGTGCGCGACAACCGCGGCACGTGTTGCCACTTCGGGAATTGCACTGACCGTTTGCCCGAGGTGTTTCACCACTCAGGCGATCCGTTCGTGACCGCCGGAGGAGCGGACGCCGACACGATCGAGCGCATCGTGCGGCAGTGTCCGTCAGGCGCCTTGGGCTTCGTCCGCGATGGGAGGCTCTACCAGGGCGAAGAGCGCGAGCCTGAGATCTACGTCGCGAACAACGCCAGCTATTACGTCCGCGGCGGCATCGAGCTCGACGGCGAGCTGCTGAACGAAGGCGCCAATCGCGAGCACTACGCGCTGTGCCGGTGCGGCCATTCGAAGAACAAGCCGTTCTGCGACGGGACGCATTGGTGGATCAAGTTCAACGACCCCGACAACTAG
- a CDS encoding FAD-dependent oxidoreductase, producing the protein MKPRILILGAGFAGHTAALHLSTLVRNTADVTVVSPRNRFTWFPSLIWVATGTMSPDEVHFELAPVYEKIGSAYVDGRATTIKPDDRQVLVTTASGEERTLGYDFLLNATGPYLNFEGTPGLGPATGNTTSVCSVEHAIEARDKYLAIVRDLKAGKRRRIVVGVGHPAATCEGAAFEYLMNVDADLRARGLRDNAELVWITNEPEPGDFGVDGIEAVKRGILVTGASLVRMLLDESRITAKVAAGVTKVDPGVLHYEQIGEDPGTIEYDLAMLIPQFRGIPVKYVAGDGSDISEKMTLPNGFMRVDADYTPRQYADYRAEDWPATYVSPHYDNVYAAGIAFAPPHPMSKGKKASSGLAITATPPRTGMVSGIMGRTVAENIADQVAGKPATHHARMSEIPGACIASMGSSIWNGSAASIIMTPVARDYQRYPDRGRDLSLCDLDVGLAGAWTKRALHSAFLWKLQAKPGWQLIPE; encoded by the coding sequence ATGAAACCCCGCATCTTGATCCTCGGAGCCGGCTTCGCCGGACACACGGCCGCCTTGCATCTCTCAACGCTGGTGCGCAACACCGCGGATGTCACCGTCGTCTCGCCGCGCAACCGGTTCACATGGTTTCCCAGTCTGATCTGGGTCGCCACCGGCACCATGTCGCCGGACGAGGTCCACTTCGAGCTCGCGCCGGTGTATGAGAAGATCGGCAGCGCTTATGTCGATGGTCGCGCGACCACGATCAAGCCGGACGACCGGCAAGTCCTTGTCACGACTGCGTCCGGAGAAGAGCGCACGCTGGGCTACGATTTCCTGCTCAACGCCACCGGACCGTATCTGAACTTCGAAGGCACGCCCGGCCTCGGCCCGGCGACCGGCAATACGACGAGCGTGTGCTCGGTCGAGCACGCGATCGAGGCGCGCGACAAGTACCTCGCGATCGTGCGCGATCTCAAAGCCGGCAAGCGCCGGCGCATCGTGGTCGGCGTCGGCCATCCTGCGGCGACCTGCGAGGGCGCGGCGTTCGAGTACCTCATGAACGTCGACGCGGACCTGCGCGCGCGCGGACTGCGCGACAATGCCGAACTCGTCTGGATCACCAACGAGCCGGAACCTGGGGACTTCGGCGTCGACGGCATCGAAGCGGTCAAGCGCGGAATCCTGGTGACCGGCGCCAGCCTCGTGCGCATGCTGCTCGATGAATCGCGCATCACCGCAAAGGTGGCGGCGGGCGTCACCAAGGTCGACCCCGGCGTGTTGCACTACGAGCAGATCGGCGAAGATCCGGGCACGATCGAGTACGATCTGGCGATGTTGATTCCGCAGTTCCGAGGCATCCCGGTCAAGTACGTCGCGGGAGACGGCAGCGATATCAGCGAGAAGATGACCCTGCCCAACGGCTTCATGCGCGTGGACGCCGACTACACGCCTCGCCAATATGCCGACTATCGCGCCGAGGACTGGCCGGCGACATACGTGTCACCGCACTACGACAACGTGTACGCCGCCGGCATCGCGTTCGCACCGCCCCACCCGATGTCGAAAGGAAAGAAAGCGTCCAGCGGGCTGGCCATCACCGCTACGCCGCCACGCACCGGGATGGTGTCCGGCATCATGGGGCGCACGGTGGCAGAGAACATCGCCGACCAGGTCGCCGGCAAGCCGGCCACCCATCACGCCCGCATGTCGGAGATACCGGGCGCATGCATCGCATCGATGGGCAGTTCGATCTGGAACGGTTCTGCGGCATCGATCATAATGACGCCGGTCGCGCGGGACTATCAGCGCTATCCCGACCGCGGCCGCGACCTATCGTTGTGCGACCTCGACGTCGGCCTCGCCGGCGCGTGGACCAAACGGGCCCTGCACTCCGCGTTCTTGTGGAAGCTGCAGGCCAAGCCGGGCTGGCAGCTCATTCCCGAATAG
- a CDS encoding alpha/beta fold hydrolase: MTIRIRDLSHIAIDPVEFPSAGGTVRGLFYHSGRPATCVVLCHGYSAGKHNVDLLAYHLAAQGYIALAFDFLGHKLGASSRPLAHADDLVANALDAIAFARAHPLVRRIVIGGHSMGAATAIGAALQDRAVEGVIAISTARHRERKLEGDGLVSGLLNRRAYVDGVGPVEISAAMDAFTAQIGELSPRPILFVAGSKDALVAPSAVRQLYDEARDPKTYELIEANHTDCAERARFVVTRWLQATGFEYAITSASSGDEA, translated from the coding sequence GTGACGATACGCATCCGCGATCTCTCGCACATCGCGATCGATCCTGTGGAGTTCCCCAGCGCCGGCGGCACCGTGCGCGGTCTGTTCTATCACAGCGGCCGGCCGGCGACGTGCGTCGTGCTCTGCCACGGCTACTCGGCGGGCAAGCACAACGTCGATCTGCTCGCGTATCACCTCGCGGCGCAGGGCTACATCGCGCTCGCATTCGACTTCCTCGGCCATAAGCTCGGCGCGAGCTCGCGGCCGCTTGCGCACGCAGACGACTTGGTCGCCAACGCGCTCGACGCGATCGCGTTCGCGCGCGCGCACCCGCTCGTTCGCCGCATCGTCATCGGCGGCCACAGCATGGGAGCGGCGACCGCGATCGGCGCCGCGCTCCAGGACCGTGCGGTCGAGGGAGTCATCGCGATCAGCACCGCCCGGCACCGCGAACGCAAGCTCGAGGGCGACGGATTGGTGAGCGGACTGCTCAACCGGCGCGCGTACGTCGATGGCGTCGGGCCCGTGGAGATCAGCGCGGCGATGGACGCGTTCACTGCACAGATCGGCGAGCTCTCGCCGCGTCCGATCCTGTTCGTTGCCGGTTCAAAGGACGCGCTCGTCGCGCCGTCAGCAGTCAGGCAGCTCTACGACGAAGCGCGCGACCCAAAGACCTACGAGTTGATCGAGGCCAACCACACCGATTGCGCCGAGCGCGCGCGTTTCGTCGTGACAAGATGGCTCCAGGCGACCGGCTTCGAATACGCCATTACTTCAGCATCTTCGGGGGATGAAGCATGA
- a CDS encoding Crp/Fnr family transcriptional regulator, which yields MIGFAKADIGTETHQPRDYCEPTAALGRQMLKNDVFNGNAILSSLRGKEKTLALEEGEVVDVKVHQTIYQPEERITEAYFPLGAILSVVAQMKDGGMIEIGTIGREGTSAVPLLMGAETSANESFCQVPGKAWKMPAQTFRSLLATSQSFREFLNRYLQAYVNMLGQLAACNRLHSVYERCARWLLMTGDRVGSNEFPLTHEFLAIMLGSRRAGVTVAAAILQKAGFIHYSHGTITIVDRTGLEATTCECYRITTNQFGDLLSLRPAAIDTSRRRARSR from the coding sequence ATGATAGGCTTCGCCAAAGCGGATATCGGTACGGAAACGCACCAACCGCGTGACTATTGCGAGCCCACAGCAGCATTGGGACGGCAAATGCTTAAGAATGATGTTTTTAACGGCAACGCGATCCTATCGAGTCTAAGAGGCAAAGAGAAGACGCTCGCGCTCGAGGAAGGCGAGGTGGTCGATGTGAAGGTGCATCAGACCATCTATCAGCCCGAAGAGCGCATCACCGAAGCGTACTTTCCGCTTGGCGCGATTCTTTCAGTCGTCGCACAGATGAAGGACGGCGGGATGATCGAGATCGGCACGATCGGTCGCGAGGGCACGAGCGCGGTCCCGCTGCTCATGGGCGCCGAGACAAGCGCGAATGAGAGCTTTTGTCAGGTGCCCGGCAAAGCTTGGAAGATGCCTGCGCAGACGTTTCGCAGCCTTCTCGCCACGAGCCAATCGTTCCGCGAGTTTCTCAACCGGTATTTACAAGCATACGTCAATATGCTGGGCCAACTGGCCGCCTGCAATCGATTGCACAGCGTCTACGAACGGTGTGCGCGCTGGCTGTTGATGACCGGCGATCGTGTCGGCAGCAACGAATTCCCGCTGACTCACGAATTCCTGGCCATCATGCTGGGCTCTCGCCGTGCAGGCGTGACTGTCGCGGCTGCCATCCTGCAAAAGGCGGGATTCATCCACTATTCGCATGGGACGATAACGATCGTCGACAGGACCGGCCTGGAAGCCACCACCTGCGAGTGCTATAGGATAACGACGAATCAGTTCGGCGATCTCTTGAGCCTTCGACCCGCCGCCATCGACACGTCTCGTCGCCGCGCACGCTCTAGGTGA
- a CDS encoding lmo0937 family membrane protein, translating to MGNLLWTIIVVLFVLWLLGFLLHFGGGLIHLLLVIAVIVLIINLVSGRKTV from the coding sequence ATGGGCAACTTACTCTGGACGATCATCGTTGTTCTCTTCGTCTTGTGGCTGTTGGGTTTTCTTCTGCATTTCGGCGGAGGCTTGATCCACCTCTTGCTGGTGATCGCGGTTATCGTTCTGATCATCAATCTGGTCTCGGGCCGAAAAACAGTGTGA
- a CDS encoding copper amine oxidase N-terminal domain-containing protein, translating to MKTKNLSSGFLIFFLCAAILALSSQPARTDTVRIVVNGSQVQFDQPPIERSGRVFVPLRGVFERLGASVVYDNGTINATGNGRTIQLHIGSTQAVVNGQTQTLDVAPFLVGARTLVPLRFISEALGANVQYDNSSQVVSINSGQAPPPAQAPASLTLTNLKPRNGGNVQVARPAVSGGFSQPVDPNTVKLTLDGRDVSSTTYVSQNDFLFTPTYDLSQARHTVEVKGNSAAGAAFDRTWSFTSSATSNTNGAAANYLSNLSPTDGSTVGSTFTVSGTTLPNSTVKIAATGSALLGGVLRIGLGTYTNTVQADGNGYFSQSVNVQVPSGGNIAVRITSIAPNTNAGAASTLNLRS from the coding sequence ATGAAGACCAAGAACCTCTCCAGCGGATTTCTTATTTTCTTCTTGTGCGCAGCAATTTTGGCTTTGTCAAGTCAGCCCGCTCGAACCGATACAGTCCGAATCGTTGTCAACGGCTCACAGGTGCAGTTCGACCAACCGCCCATTGAAAGAAGCGGACGCGTTTTCGTCCCACTGCGCGGGGTATTCGAACGGCTTGGAGCAAGCGTCGTCTACGACAACGGCACGATCAACGCCACCGGCAACGGTCGCACGATCCAACTGCATATCGGGAGCACGCAAGCCGTCGTCAATGGCCAAACGCAAACCCTCGACGTCGCGCCGTTTCTGGTCGGTGCGCGCACCCTCGTCCCCCTGCGTTTCATCTCTGAGGCGCTCGGCGCGAACGTTCAGTACGACAACAGCAGCCAAGTCGTGAGCATCAATAGCGGTCAAGCGCCGCCGCCAGCTCAGGCTCCGGCATCGCTCACCCTGACGAACCTGAAACCGCGCAACGGCGGGAACGTTCAGGTGGCGCGCCCTGCGGTCTCCGGCGGTTTCAGCCAACCGGTCGACCCGAATACCGTCAAGCTCACGCTCGACGGTCGCGACGTCTCGAGCACGACCTACGTATCGCAAAATGATTTTCTGTTCACGCCTACCTACGATTTGTCGCAAGCCAGACACACGGTCGAGGTGAAGGGGAACTCCGCTGCGGGGGCCGCATTTGATCGGACATGGTCGTTCACATCGAGCGCGACCTCAAACACCAATGGCGCTGCGGCCAACTACCTTAGCAATCTGAGCCCGACCGACGGCTCCACCGTCGGCAGCACGTTCACCGTTTCCGGAACGACGCTTCCAAACTCGACGGTCAAGATCGCAGCCACCGGTTCCGCGTTGCTCGGCGGCGTTCTCCGGATCGGCCTCGGCACGTATACCAACACCGTTCAAGCCGACGGAAACGGTTATTTCTCACAGTCAGTCAATGTGCAGGTGCCGAGCGGCGGCAACATCGCCGTGCGCATCACGTCGATCGCGCCCAACACGAATGCAGGCGCGGCCTCGACCTTGAATCTACGCAGTTGA